In one window of Harpia harpyja isolate bHarHar1 chromosome 11, bHarHar1 primary haplotype, whole genome shotgun sequence DNA:
- the CILP2 gene encoding LOW QUALITY PROTEIN: cartilage intermediate layer protein 2 (The sequence of the model RefSeq protein was modified relative to this genomic sequence to represent the inferred CDS: deleted 1 base in 1 codon), with the protein MGELALALLALAALHGAGASEPLENDSEPGKSGAAGKPWKAAPSLADLDLDTAGRGAEWTSWFNIDHPGGDGDYESLEAIRFYYRGRVCERPVAIQARTTEWELPEDVGEVVHVSPKKGFCCINKEQPQGKTCSNYHIRFLCPLEHIYWSHWSSWSPCSRSACGSSGTQTRTRRCVNARLVAALKEVKCKGKAVERRPCSAGPCPEPAWMEWGTWGPCSRSCGSAGTRVRRRSCKKAKKVPCAGRPTEVQKCPPSPCPACPERTLQGTVVSATGAALPDARIYLEGRPPVLLARSDADGRFAAAGLCEGTAANVSAHREGFAPGLAPIVSNGSGVAVANVTLRRLEKPYMVLHPKAKVRVAGQEVTFCCKASGTPVPKKYYWYHNGTLLERKVHRYGSQLVLRGLAPEQAGTYHCKASTEAGAIKSAPAQLTVLAQGQQSCKPEPEPSLVELPSECPQDAAGSRYYNVGRCAPTLCAGGPADRSACGADTGRCCGVRRMEMREIPCAGFVLPVKVVAECGCGPCTQPRILVQGRVTAADTGEPLRFGQIFLGGRKVGFTGYKGSFTIEVPPDTQRLVVRFVDRQQRLVDAVKVLPFNRRGGAVYQEVKMLRKKEPVDLDGSRSNAIPLGEASGQEPIGELVLPAGVFLRPSGEVFRGTVKASVTFLDPRDMATASAASSDLSFANAEGEIVPLRTYGMFAVDFLEGESGAALQTGPVEVRMDAGQVRMPEHLQKMKLWSLNPETGLWEEEGVLRPAGGSRGKREERTFLVGNLEIRERRLFNLDVPEDRRCFVKVRAYSNEKFNPYEQLEGVVISLINLEPQPGYPANPRAWGRFDSVVTGPNGACLPAFCDGQRPDAYSAYVTATLGGEELEAVASSPKLNPNAIGVSQPYLGKLGYRRLDHDDPDLKKTAFQINVAKPDPNNVDETNGPIYPYRSLEECEEAPVSANHLRFYRVEVDKYEYNVVPFKESDLTSWTGDYLSWWPNPQEFRACFIKVQIEGPQEYMVRSRNVGGSHPRTRGQLYGLRDTRSVRDTLLENTSGACVEFKCSGMLFDQSLVDRTLVSIVPQGSCHRTAVNSLLRDYLSRHPPVADNNHTAAFTMLAPVDPLGHNYGIYTVTDQNPRLAKEIAIGRCFDGTSDGFSREMKADAGTAVTFTCQERPPGRESFFQRLLTAPAEVLAEIRREMGAGEMRRAPPEVMDFASGARAPGPTATRRTPSSRRRMGRIRGQP; encoded by the exons AGCCCCTGGAGAACGACTCGGAGCCGGGCAAGAGCGGCGCGGCGGGGAAGCCCTGGAAAGCAGCTCCCAGCCTGGCAGACCTCGACCTGGACACGGCAG GCAGAGGAGCCGAGTGGACGTCCTGGTTCAACATCGACCACcccgggggggacggggactACGAGAGCCTGGAGGCCATTCGCTTCTACTACCGTGGACGCGTCTGCGAGCGGCCGGTGGCCATCCAGGCCCGCACCACCGAGTGGGAGCTGCCCGAGGACGTGGGCGAGGTGGTGCACGTCAGCCCCAAGAAGGGTTTTTGCTGCATCAACAAGGAGCAGCCGCAGGGCAAGACCTGCTCCAACTATCACATCCGATTCCTCTGCCCGCTGG agcACATCTACTGGTCGCACTGGTCCTCCTGGAGCCCCTGCTCGCGCAGCGCCTGCGGCAGCAGCGGCACCCAGACCCGCACCCGCCGATGCGTCAACGCCCGGCTGGTGGCCGCGCTCAAGGAGGTCAAGTGCAAGGGCAAAGCCGTGGAGCGACGGCCGTGCAGCGCCGGCCCCTGCCCAG AGCCGGCATGGATGGAGTGGGGGACCTGGGGCCCCTGTTCTCGCAGCTGCGGCAGCGCCGGGACGCGTGTCCGGCGCCGGAGCTGCAAGAAAGCCAAGAAGGTGCCGTGCGCCGGCCGTCCCACCGAGGTGCAGAAATGTCCCCCCTCGCCCTGCCCAG CCTGCCCTGAGCGCACGCTGCAGGGCACCGTCGTGTCCGCCACCGGCGCGGCACTGCCCGATGCCCGCATCTACCTGGAGGGCCGCCCGCCGGTGCTGCTGGCCCGCAGCGATGCCGACGGGCGCTTCGCCGCGGCGGGGCTGTGCGAGGGCACCGCCGCCAACGTCAGCGCCCACCGTGAGGGCTTCGCCCCGGGACTGGCACCCATCGTCTCCAACGGCTCCGGCGTGGCGGTGGCGAACGTGACGCTGCGGAGACTGG AGAAACCCTACATGGTGCTGCACCCCAAGGCGAAGGTGCGGGTGGCCGGGCAGGAGGTGACCTTCTGCTGCAAAGCCTCGGGCACCCCCGTGCCCAAGAAATACTACTG GTACCAcaacgggacgctgctggagAGGAAGGTGCACCGGTATGGCAGCCAGCTGGTGCTGCGGGGGCTGGCGCCGGAGCAGGCTGGCACCTACCACTGCAAAGCCAGCACTGAGGCGGGCGCCATCAAATCGGCGCCGGCGCAGCTCACCGTGCTGG CCCAAGGCCAGCAGAGCTGCAAGCCGGAGCCTGAGCCGAGCCTCGTGGAGCTGCCCAGCGAGTGCCCGCAGGATGCCGCCGGCTCCCGCTACTACAACGTGGGTCGCTGCGCGCCCACCCTGTGCGCCGGCGGCCCGGCCGACCGGTCGGCGTGCGGAGCGGACACGGGGCGCTGCTGCGGGGTGCGGAGGATGGAGATGCGGGAGATCCCCTGTGCCGGCTTCGTGCTGCCCGTCAAGGTGGTGGCCGAGTGCGGTTGCGGACCCTGCACCCAGCCCCGCATCCTGGTGCAGGGACGGGTGACGGCGGCCGACACCGGCGAGCCCCTGCGCTTCGGGCAGATCTTCCTGGGTGGGAGGAAGGTCGGCTTCACCGGCTACAAGGGCTCCTTCACCATCGAGGTGCCGCCGGACACGCAGCGCTTGGTGGTTCGCTTCGTGGACCGGCAGCAGAGGTTGGTGGATGCCGTCAAGGTCCTGCCCTTCAACCGCCGTGGCGGTGCCGTCTACCAGGAGGTCAAGATGCTGCGGAAGAAGGAGCCGGTGGATCTGGACGGCAGCCGGAGCAACGCCATCCCGCTGGGGGAGGCGAGCGGCCAGGAGCCCATCGGGGAGCTTGTCCTTCCCGCCGGCGTCTTCCTCCGTCCCTCTGGGGAGGTCTTCAGGGGCACGGTCAAAGCCAGCGTCACCTTCCTGGACCCCAGGGACATGGCAACAGCCAGCGCCGCCTCCAGTGACCTCAGCTTTGCCAACGCCGAGGGGGAGATCGTTCCCTTGCGGACCTACGGCATGTTCGCCGTGGATTTTCTGGAAGGGGAGAGCGGCGCGGCGCTGCAGACGGGGCCGGTGGAGGTGCGGATGGATGCGGGGCAGGTCCGGATGCCGGAGCACCTGCAGAAGATGAAGTTGTGGTCCTTGAACCCTGAGACCggcttgtgggaggaggagggcgTCCTCCGGCcggccggggggagccggggaaagagggaggagaggaccTTCTTGGTGGGGAACCTGGAGATCCGGGAGCGGCGTCTTTTCAACCTGGACGTGCCGGAGGACCGCCGCTGCTTCGTCAAGGTCAGAGCTTACAGCAATGAGAAGTTCAACCCCTACGAGCAATTGGAAGGGGTGGTCATCAGCCTCATCAACCTGGAGCCCCAGCCCGGCTATCCCGCCAACCCCCGGGCGTGGGGTCGCTTCGACAGCGTGGTGACAGGTCCCAACGGAGCCTGCCTGCCCGCTTTCTGTGACGGCCAGCGCCCCGACGCCTACTCGGCGTATGTCACTGCCACGCTGGGTggggaggagctggaagccgtgGCCTCCAGCCCCAAGCTCAACCCCAATGCCATCGGGGTGTCCCAGCCCTACCTGGGCAAGCTGGGCTACCGTCGGTTGGACCACGATGACCCCGACTTGAAGAAGACGGCTTTCCAAATCAACGTGGCCAAGCCCGACCCCAACAACGTTGACGAGACCAACGGTCCCATCTACCCTTACCGCAGCCTCGAGGAGTGCGAGGAGGCGCCCGTCAGCGCCAACCACCTCCGCTTCTACCGCGTGGAGGTGGACAAGTACGAGTACAATGTGGTGCCCTTCAAGGAGAGCGACCTGACCTCCTGGACCGGCGACTACCTCTCGTGGTGGCCCAACCCTCAGGAGTTCAGGGCTTGTTTCATCAAGGTGCAGATTGAGGGGCCGCAGGAGTACATGGTGAGGTCCCGTAACGTGGGGGGCAGCCACCCCCGCACCCGGGGGCAGCTCTATGGGCTGCGTGACACCCGCAGCGTGCGGGATACGCTGTTGGAGAACACCTCAGGTGCCTGCGTGGAGTTTAAGTGCAGCGGGATGCTCTTCGACCAGAGCCTGGTGGATCGCACCTTGGTCTCCATCGTCCCCCAAGGCAGCTGCCACCGCACGGCCGTCAACAGCCTCCTCCGGGACTACCTGAGCCGTCACCCGCCCGTGGCAGACAACAACCACACGGCCGCCTTCACCATGCTGGCACCGGTCGACCCGTTGGGTCACAACTACGGCATCTACACGGTGACGGACCAGAACCCGCGGTTGGCCAAGGAGATCGCCATCGGCCGTTGCTTCGACGGCACCTCCGACGGCTTCTCGCGGGAGATGAAGGCGGATGCGGGTACGGCCGTCACCTTCACCTGC CAGGAGCGGCCGCCGGGGCGGGAGAGCTTCTTCCAGCGCTTGCTGACGGCCCCGGCCGAGGTGCTGGCCGAGATCCGGCGGGAGATGGGGGCCGGTGAGATGCGCCGGGCTCCCCCCGAGGTGATGGACTTCGCCTCCGGCGCCCGAGCCCCGGGCCCCACGGCCACCCGCCGGACCCCCAGCAGCCGCCGGAGGATGGGCCGGATCCGGGGGCAGCCGTGA